A single genomic interval of Patescibacteria group bacterium harbors:
- a CDS encoding transketolase C-terminal domain-containing protein, translating to MFLKNKKQINKRFLSYSLAINEAVYQMMSKNKSVFVIGQGVKSPWYVGNTCRDLLKKFGPKMVMDTPISENVTTGVGIGAGMVNMKPIVIFPRMDFMMYALDPIINEAANWHYMFGGKANADVVIRAIINRGGEQGAQHSQALQSLFTHIPGLKVVMPATAYDAKGLMISAIRDPNPVIYIDDRWLYDVKDHVPQKIYSVPIGKGAIRKIGKDITIVAISYMVKEALIAAAELRKQKIDAEIIDLRSAWPIDIPLIIKSVKKTGRLLITEAAWSSGSISSEINSQIARQSFKYLKAPIERLCLPDCPAPVSKILEQAYYLTSKDVIKKVKNILNYV from the coding sequence ATGTTTTTAAAAAATAAAAAACAAATAAATAAAAGATTTCTCTCATATAGCTTGGCTATTAATGAAGCAGTTTATCAAATGATGTCAAAAAATAAATCTGTTTTTGTTATTGGTCAGGGGGTAAAAAGTCCTTGGTATGTCGGTAATACTTGCCGTGATCTATTAAAAAAATTCGGTCCCAAAATGGTTATGGACACACCAATCTCTGAAAATGTAACAACGGGTGTAGGAATAGGAGCTGGAATGGTTAACATGAAACCTATTGTTATTTTTCCTCGAATGGATTTTATGATGTATGCTCTTGATCCGATTATAAATGAAGCAGCAAATTGGCACTATATGTTTGGAGGAAAAGCTAATGCAGATGTAGTTATTCGTGCTATTATTAATCGTGGCGGTGAACAAGGTGCTCAACATTCTCAGGCCCTTCAATCTCTATTCACTCATATTCCCGGATTAAAAGTAGTAATGCCGGCAACTGCCTATGACGCCAAAGGATTAATGATTTCTGCTATTCGTGACCCTAATCCTGTCATTTATATTGACGATCGCTGGCTTTATGATGTCAAAGATCATGTACCGCAAAAAATATACTCAGTACCCATCGGTAAGGGCGCAATCAGAAAAATCGGGAAAGATATCACTATTGTAGCCATTTCTTATATGGTCAAAGAAGCGCTAATAGCGGCAGCAGAATTAAGAAAACAAAAAATCGATGCTGAAATAATTGATTTAAGAAGCGCTTGGCCCATAGATATTCCTCTAATTATTAAATCGGTTAAAAAAACGGGCCGTTTGCTTATCACCGAAGCTGCTTGGTCTAGCGGTAGTATTAGTAGTGAAATTAATAGTCAGATAGCAAGGCAATCTTTTAAATATCTTAAAGCACCAATTGAAAGACTTTGCCTGCCTGATTGTCCTGCACCGGTCAGTAAAATATTAGAACAAGCTTATTATTTAACATCTAAAGATGTAATTAAAAAGGTAAAAAATATTTTAAACTATGTATAA
- a CDS encoding DegT/DnrJ/EryC1/StrS family aminotransferase: MYKVRFANPQKQYQDHRKEFIQTFDDVLSRGDIVMRKDLEKFEKDFAEFVGTKYAIGVNSGTSAVYLGLKAAGIKKNDEVITVAHTFIASLSCVYLTGAKPVLIDVGNDFNMNPKLIEKALTPKTKAIEPVHLNGRLCDMEVIMDIAKRKGLMVIEDAAQALGATLKMSDGTNKKAGSFGTAGCFSLYWAKTLGGWGNNGMLVTNDSKIAEAVKLMRYNGEDRRKRHFYYHSHNLLMDNLHAALLNVKFKYFPTWLKRRKEIAKKYQQGLANIPQIKLPHFDDNRFSDIYTNYVIRAERRDELKKYLEKQSIETLISWPSPTYKEPVFASSKFNQEFGMPKLVSTKGIAVELPETKKICHEVISLPMYPELTNTQIDWVVENIKKFYQK; encoded by the coding sequence ATGTATAAAGTTCGTTTCGCCAATCCACAAAAACAATATCAAGACCATCGCAAAGAATTTATTCAAACTTTTGACGATGTTCTTTCGCGTGGTGATATTGTAATGCGCAAAGATTTGGAAAAATTTGAAAAAGATTTTGCTGAATTTGTCGGCACTAAATATGCGATTGGCGTTAATTCTGGAACTTCAGCCGTTTATCTTGGGCTAAAAGCAGCTGGTATTAAAAAAAATGACGAAGTAATAACCGTCGCCCACACTTTCATTGCCAGCCTTTCTTGTGTCTATTTGACCGGAGCCAAACCGGTTCTTATTGATGTCGGCAACGACTTTAATATGAACCCAAAATTAATTGAAAAAGCTTTAACGCCAAAAACAAAAGCTATTGAGCCCGTCCATTTGAACGGCCGTTTATGCGATATGGAAGTAATCATGGATATTGCCAAACGAAAAGGACTTATGGTTATTGAAGATGCCGCACAAGCTCTGGGTGCCACTTTAAAAATGTCGGATGGTACTAATAAAAAAGCCGGTTCTTTCGGTACAGCCGGTTGTTTTAGTCTTTATTGGGCCAAAACCTTGGGTGGCTGGGGCAATAACGGTATGTTGGTTACCAATGATTCCAAAATCGCCGAAGCAGTAAAATTAATGCGCTATAATGGCGAAGATCGGAGAAAACGCCATTTTTATTATCACAGCCACAATCTTTTAATGGATAACTTGCACGCTGCACTTTTAAATGTAAAATTCAAATATTTTCCGACATGGCTTAAACGGCGCAAGGAAATCGCTAAAAAATATCAACAAGGATTGGCTAATATTCCGCAAATCAAACTCCCTCATTTTGACGATAATCGTTTTTCCGACATTTATACCAATTATGTAATTCGAGCCGAACGCCGCGATGAACTTAAAAAATATTTAGAAAAACAAAGCATTGAAACGCTTATTTCTTGGCCCTCGCCAACTTATAAAGAACCTGTATTTGCTAGTTCTAAATTTAATCAAGAATTCGGAATGCCTAAATTAGTATCAACCAAAGGTATTGCCGTAGAACTTCCGGAAACGAAAAAAATCTGCCATGAAGTTATCTCTTTGCCAATGTATCCTGAGTTAACCAATACTCAAATAGATTGGGTGGTTGAAAATATTAAAAAATTTTATCAGAAATAA